The region AACGGAAGATGGGGCATGTAACGTTTATTGGAAATTCAGTTAAGGAAATTACCGAAATGGCTGCAGCTTATGAGGGGGCAAAACAATGATTGATCGCTATACACGGGAAGAAATGGGTGCTATCTGGACAGAAGAAAATAAATTTAATGCATGGCTGGAAGTGGAAATTCTGGCATGTGAGGCATGGAGTGAGCTCGGTGTCATTCCGGCTGACGATGTTAAAAAACTGCGACAGAATGCTTCCTTTGATCTTGAGCGGATTTATGAAATAGAACAGGAGACCCGCCATGATGTTGTTGCCTTTACCCGGGCTGTTTCTGAAACGCTTGATGAGGAACGGAAATGGGTTCATTACGGACTGACTTCAACGGATGTCGTCGATACAGCTCTTTCTTATCAGCTTAAACAGGCGAATGAAATCATCCGTAATGATCTGCATCGTTTCGTTGACATTCTAAAAAACAAAGCCATTGAACATAAACATACCGTCATGATGGGCAGAACGCACGGTGTCCATGCCGAACCAACAACATTCGGTTTGAAAATGGCACTGTGGTATGAGGAAATGAAGCGTAATTTGGAACGTTTTGAAGCAGCGGCAAAGGATATTGAATTTGGGAAATTGTCAGGTGCGGTTGGGACATATGCCAACATTGACCCGTTTGTTGAGCAGTACGTCTGTGAAAAACTTGGACTGTCGCCGGCGCCGGTATCAACGCAGACATTGCAGCGTGACCGTCATGCGGCTTACGTGTCAGCACTGGCCCTGATTGCAACGTCTATTGAAAAGTTCGCAACTGAAATCCGCGGGCTTCAGAAAACAGAAACCCGTGAAGCGGAAGAATTTTTCGCCAAAGGACAAAAAGGGTCTTCCGCAATGCCGCATAAACGAAATCCGATTGGATCAGAGAACATGACCGGGATGGCCCGGGTATTGCGCGGCAATATGGTAACAGCATTTGAAAATGTGTCACTGTGGCATGAGCGCGATATCTCACATTCATCAGCTGAGCGCGTCATTTTGCCGGATACAACCATCGGATTAAATTATATGCTCAATCGGTTTGCCAACATCGTTGAAAAGCTGACCGTCTTTCCGGAAAACATGAAACGCAATATTGACAAGACACACGGGGTTATTTTTTCACAGCGTGTGCTGCTTGCATTGATTAATAAAGGTATGAGCCGGGAGGAAGCTTACGATCTTGTCCAGCCGAAAGCGATGCAGGCGTGGGAAACCGCAACACATTTTAAAACGCTGGTTGAGGAAAACGCAGAAATCAATTCACAGCTGACCCAGGACGAAATTGATGATTGTTTTGATTACACGTATCACCTGAAAAATGTCGATGCGATCTTTAACCGAATTGGACTTGAGGTGAAATAATGAAAGCGGAACTGTTATATGAAGGTAAGGCAAAGCGTGTATACGCTGCAAAGGAGAAATCCGGACAGCTCGTTTTATCCTATAAAAATGATGCCACGGCTTTTAATGGTGAAAAAAAAGCGACTTTTTCCGGCAAAGGCAGATTGAATAATGAAATTTCATCCAGGGTCTTTCAACTGCTTCAGGAACAAGGAGTTGAATCACATTTTATAGAAAAACTGAACGAAACGGAACAGCTTGTCCAGCAAACGGAGATTATCCCACTGGAAGTTGTTGTCCGCAACCAAGCTACAGGCAGTATTACAAGAAGGCTGGGTATTGAAGAAAAGACACCATTCGAACCACCACTCATTGAACTTTTTTACAAGGATGATGCGCTTGGTGACCCGCTCATCAATGACGCTCATGCGTTATTGCTGAGTGATGTCAGTGATGTCGAGCTAGGTGAAATTAAAGAAAAGGCTCTTCATGTTAACAAACAATTAAAAGAAGTGTTCGCGTCTATTAATATAGCATTGGTAGATTTCAAGCTGGAATTCGGCCGTCTGGCAAGCGGGGACATCGTGCTTGCGGATGAAATATCACCGGATACATGCAGGCTTTGGGATATTAACACTCAGGAAAAATTGGATAAAGATGTGTTCCGGCAGGGGACCGGCGATCTGCTGGAAGTGTATCAGGAAATCCTACAACGACTGGAGGCAAAATCATGAGAAAAGTTACTGTTCACATTACACTGAAGCAGGGTGTTCTTGATCCGCAGGGTAAAGCAATTCAAGAATCATTAAATTCCCTTGGCTATGATGCGGTTGAGGAAGTCCGTGTTGGCAAGTATATGGAACTGATGGTGGAAGAAACAGACGACATGGAAAAACGTGTGAAAGAAATGTGTGACAAACTGCTTGCAAACCCTGTGATAGAGGATTACCGGTTTGATTTGGAGGAGGCTGAAGTTCTGTGAAATTTGCCGTAGTAGTTTTTCCGGGATCGAATTGTGATCGTGATATGTACCATGCCGCAAAAGAAGTTTTGCAGGAAGATGCGGACCTTGTCTGGTATGAGAACAGCAGTCTTGAAAACTATGACGGCATTCTGCTGCCTGGTGGCTTTTCATATGGAGATTACCTTCGTTCAGGTGCTGTTGCATCAACGTCAGCCATTATGAAGCAGATCCGAACCGAAGCTGAAAAAGGAAAACCGGTACTGGGCGTCTGCAACGGATTTCAAATACTTTTGGAAGCAGGTTTGCTGCCCGGTGCGATGCTCCGCAATAAAAATCTGGCGTTCATGTGTCATCAGGAACCGCTTGTCGTACAAAACAACCAGACTATATTTACAACAAACTATGAGAGCGGTGAAACGATTCATTTCCCGATCGCTCATGGAGAGGGCAACTATTTTTGTGATGAAGCAACAATGGCTGGGTTACAAGCGAATAACCAGATTGTGTTTACCTATCAAAAAAATCCGAATGGCTCAATCGCGGATATTGCCGGTATCGTGAATAAAGAAGGCAATGTGCTTGGTATGATGCCTCATCCGGAGCGGGCTGTTGAAAAAATGCTCGGAAGTGATGATGGTTTAAAACTATTCCAGTCCATTGTGGAGAATTGGAGGGACGCTTATGTTATCAACACGTGATATCAGTCCGGAACAGATCGAGCGTGAAAAATTGTACACAGATATGGGGTTGAACGATCAGGAGTATGACATGGTCAAAAATATCCTGAAGCGTCGTCCGAATTTTACCGAAACCGGTATCTTTTCTGTGATGTGGTCGGAACATTGCAGCTACAAAACGTCAAAACCGCTGCTGAAAAAATTCCCGACAGAAGGCCCGCATGTTCTGCAAGGGCCAGGTGAGGGAGCGGGTGTTATCGATATTGGTGATAATCAGGCGGTCGTTTTTAAAGTGGAAAGCCATAACCATCCGTCTGCAGTTGAACCATATCAAGGTGCCGCAACGGGTGTTGGCGGGATAATCCGTGATGTCTTTTCCATGGGTGCCCGTCCGATTGCACTGATGAACTCGCTTCGATTCGGAAATTTCACTACTGAACGTGTGAAATACCTTTTTCAGGAAGTAGTTCATGGTATTGCCGGCTATGGAAATTGTGTCGGTGTGCCAACAGTTGGCGGGGAAGTTCAGTTTGATGACAGCTATGAGGACAATCCATTGGTCAATGCCATGTGTGTCGGATTAATCAACCATGACGACATTCAGAAAGGCGTTGCCAAGGGAATCGGAAATACCGTACTGTATGCCGGTGCCCCGACAGGACGGGATGGCATTCATGGTGCAACATTTGCATCAGATGACCTGGCAGAGGACTCGGATAAAGATCGTCCGGCGGTTCAGGTTGGTGATCCATTCATGGAGAAACTGCTCATTGAGGCGTGTCTTGAGGTGATTCATTCGGATGCATTGGTTGGCATGCAGGATATGGGTGCAGCCGGACTGACATCATCGGCAAGTGAGATGGCAAGTAAGGCCGGTACTGGGCTGGAAATGGATTTGGACCTTGTTCCACAGCGTGAACAGAACATGAACGCCTATGAATTAATGCTGTCGGAATCACAGGAACGCATGCTGCTAGTTGTCAAAAAAGGCCGTGAGCAGGAAATCATATCTATTTTTGAAAAATACGGACTGCAGGCAGTAGCAGTCGGCGAAGTAATTGAAGAAAAAGTTTTCCGCCTGAAACAACATGGCGAAATGGTGGCTGATATACCAGTCGATGCCTTGGCTGAAGAAGCACCGGTTTACCACCTGCCATCAAAAGAGGCGGAATATTTCAAAGAGTTCCAACAGATGAACAACAAAATTCCAGCAGTGGAAAATCATGCGGAAATGCTGAAACAGCTGTTGCAGCAGCCGACAATTGCCAGTAAGGAATGGGTTTATGACCAATACGATTCGATGGTTCAGACCAATACGGTTGTTACGCCAGGTTCCGATGCTGCTGTTGTACGAATAAAAGGCACGAATAAAGCATTGGCAATCACCACTGACTGCAACTCCCGCTATATTTATCTCGATCCGGAAGCTGGCGGAAAGATTGCGGTTGCCGAGGCTGCCCGCAATATTGTTTGCTCCGGTGCCCGTCCGTTAGGTCTTACCGATGGGTTGAATTTTGGCAATCCGACGAATCCGGAAGTGTTCTGGCAGATGGAAAAAAGTGTGGAAGGCATGAGTGAGGCATCCAGGATGCTTGCAACCCCTGTCATCAGTGGTAATGTTTCGTTGTTTAATCAGTCAAAAGGGAATTCAATTTTTCCGACACCTGTCGTTGGGATGGTTGGTCTCCTCGAATCGCTTGACCATCTGACTCCAAACTTTTTTCAGCAGGAAGGTGATCTGATTTATCTGATCGGGAAAACAAATGCTGAATTTGGCGGAAGTGAATTGCAGAAGATTGTTGAAGATCGTTATGAAGGAAAAGCACCTGTAATTGATCTGGAAGTAGAAGCATCCAGACAGAAGCAGCTGCACGAGACAATCCGCAGCGGGTTCGTTCAGTCAGCACATGATCTGGCAGAAGGCGGGCTTGGTGTTGCGCTTGCTGAAAGTACATTTGAGCAAAACGGACTGGGCGCAGTAGTGCATCTGGCAGGAAATCCTACAGTGCAATTGTTCAGTGAATCACAATCCCGTTTTCTAGTAACTGTAAAACCGGAAGATCAGGAAGCGTTTGAAAAGGTAATGAACGACTATCAGCATATCGGAACTGTAAATGGCTCTGGAATGTTGAATGTAACTGTCAATAATGAAGCGTTAATCAAGGAAGACACCAGCCAGCTCAGTAAACTGTGGAAAGGAGCAATCCCATGCTTACTGAAATCAAAGGCATAAATGAGGAATGCGGTGTGTTTGGAATCTGGGGTCACGAAAAGGCAGCGGAATTGACATATTACGGTCTTCATGCCCTGCAACATCGTGGCCAGGAAGGTGCCGGGGTGGTCGTTAATGATGGTGAATCTTTGAAGATTCATAAAGATACAGGACTTGTTAACGATGTGTTTAAACAAGCAAATTTTTCGGATCTTGCCGGTAATGCAGCGATTGGCCATGTCCGATACTCAACTCAAGGAGAAAAAGGGTATGCCAACGTACAGCCATTATTGTTTCATACACAGCAGGGCAGTATGGCACTTGCACATAACGGAAATGTCATGAATGCATATGAGCTTCGGGGCGAGCTTGAAAACGAAGGAAGCATCCTGCAGACGACATCTGATACAGAAGTGCTTGCTCACCTGATAAAGCGAAGTACGAAAGCGAATAAGGAAGAAGCAATTGCCGAGGCATTGCAAAAGCTTGTCGGTGCATATGCCTACCTGATTATGACCGAGGACAGGATGTACGTCGCACTTGACCCACGAGGAATCCGCCCATTATCAATCGGCCGGCTTGGCGATGCCTATGTGGTTGCATCGGAAACGAGCGCCTTTGATCTGATCGGAGCCACCTTTGAACGTGAAGTTTTGCCGGGTGAATTGTTGACAATCAGTGATGAAGGATTGTACTCAACACGATTTGCGATGCGCGAACAGCGTCGGATGTGTGCGATGGAATATGTTTATCTCTCAAGACCGGACAGTGATTTGAACCATGTGAATGTACATGCGTCCCGTAAACGGATGGGGATGGAACTCGCAAAGGAAGCACCTGCTGAAGCTGATGTAGTAACAGGGGTGCCGGATTCAAGTATCTCGGCCGCTATCGGTTATGCTGAACAAATGGGACTTCCATATGAAATGGGAATCATCAAAAACCGTTATATCGGCCGAACGTTTATTCAGCCTTCACAGGAGTTACGGGAGCAAGGCGTAAAAATGAAACTTTCGCCGGTGCGGAAAATTGTAAGCGGCAAACGGGTGGTCATGATAGATGACTCGATTGTGCGTGGTACGACAAGCAGACGAATTGTAAAAATGCTGAAGGATGCCGGTGCAATGGAAGTACATGTCCGTATTGCATCTCCATCGATTGTCAGTCCGTGTTTTTACGGCATTGACATGTCAACGAAGGACGAATTGATTGCGGCAAACAACACGCTGGATGAAATGTGCGATCAGATTGGTGCTGACAGTATTGCATATTTATCGGAAAGCGGGCTTGAACAGGCGGTTGTCAAGGATAAGACAATTCATCAGGGAATTTGCACGGCATGCATGACCGGTAAGTATCCAGTTAAAAAGACGAACGAAGCAACCATCTCCTATACGAAAATGTAGCTAATGATGCTGAAAGGTGTGTGTGGCATGTCAAATGTATATAAAGATGCCGGTGTTGATGTGGAAAAAGGTTATGAAGCTGTTGAACGGATGAAGAAACATATTGCAAAAACAAACCGGCCGGAAGTTCTAGGCGGCATCGGTGCTTTTGCGGGACTGTTTGAACTGTCCTCCTTTAATTATAAGGAGCCGGTTCTCGTATCCGGAACCGATGGGGTCGGAACCAAGCTGAAACTTGCATTTCAACTGCAGAAACACAATACCGTTGGCGTTGACCTGGTTGCAATGTGTGTCAATGACATTGTCGCACAGGGTGCCCAGCCGTTGTTTTTCCTTGACTATATTGCATGCGGAAAAAATGATCCAGAAATGATTGAGCAGATTGTAGCCGGCATCTCCGACGGCTGCAAGGATGCAGGGGCAGCTTTAATTGGCGGCGAAACGGCTGAAATGCCTGGCATGTACGGGGAAGAAGAATACGACCTGGCAGGATTCACCGTTGGGATCGCAGAAAAATCCAAATTGATCACCGGTGATGAGATTGCGGAAGGCGATGTGATAATCGGGCTTCCATCAAGCGGAATTCATTCGAATGGTTATTCTCTGGTCCGCAAACTAGTTTCGGGACTTGATTTGACGAAAACGTACGAAGGGTTGACCGAATCACTTGCCGATACACTTATCGAACCTACGAGAATTTATGCTAAGCAGGTGGCGGCTGTAATGAAGAAAGTGGAAGTGAAAGGAACCTCGCATATTACCGGCGGCGGTTTTTATGAAAATTTCCCGCGTATGATGCCGGAGGGTCTTGGTGTGGAAATTAATACAACAAGCTGGGAACGTCCGGCTATCTTTGGTTTTTTACAAAAGCAGGGTAATATTTCAGACGATGAGATGTATGGCGTGTTCAACATGGGAATTGGCATGACACTTGTCGTTGCAGCGGATGATGCTGAAGATGCATTGAATTGTTTGGAGAAACAAGGAGAATCAGCTTCTGTTATTGGAAAAGTGACAGTAAATGAAGGAGTGCATTTCACATCATGAGTGTCGTAAAGGCTGCCGTTTTCGCATCCGGAACCGGCAGTAATTTTCAGGCGATAATGGAAAAAAGTGATCTTCGTTGTGAAGTGGTTCTGCTTGTTTGTGATAAACAAGGTGCCAGTGTTGTTGAGAAAGCGGAAAAGTATGGCGTGCCGGTACTTGAATTTAACCCGAAGTCGTTTGCTTCAAAAGCGGAGTATGAGGCGCTGCTGGTTGAAAAACTGATGGGAGCAGGCGTTACGTGGATATTTTTGGCCGGATATATGCGAATTGCTGGTCCCACTCTGCTCCAGGCTTTTGAAAACAAAATAATTAATATCCACCCGTCACTTCTTCCGGACTTTCCGGGCAAGGATGCGATCGGCCAGGCATTTACGTCAGGCGTTGGCACAACCGGTGTGACGGTCCATTATATTGATGAAGGCATCGATACCGGGCCGATTATTGCACAGGAAAGTGTCGATGTTTTGCCGAGTGATACAGAAGAAGCGTTGAAAAAACGGATCCAGGATGTGGAGCATCGTTTGTATCCTGAAGTTATAAATCAGCTGATGGGGAAGTAATGTCCGCAAAACAATTTATATTAAAAGCGTTGGTTATAAGACAAGACTATCGGGAAAGTGAGGAGTTTTTTGATGAAAAAGCGAGCGTTAATCAGTGTGTCCAATAAAGAGAATGTTTCAGACTTTGCCAAGGGTCTGACGGCACTGGATTATGAAGTACTGTCAACAGGCGGAACGTTGAAAGTTTTACAGGAGGCAGGTGTGGAAGCGAAAGCGGTTGAGGAAATAACCGGATTTCCGGAAATTTTAAATGGTCGGGTTAAAACACTGCATCCGATGATTCATGGCGGGCTGCTGGCTAAACGCGATAACGAAAGTCATATGAAGCAATTGAAAGAACATGGTATTGATCCGGTTGATATCGTTGTTGTGAACCTTTATCCGTTTAAACAAACGATTGAACAATCGGGCGTAACCGAATCAGATATCATTGAAAATATTGATATTGGCGGGCCGACAATGGTGCGTGCTGCAGCAAAGAGTTTTGCTGATGTATCGGTCATTGTGGATCCGGACGATTATGATTCCGTGCTGACTTCTCTGAAAGTTGATCAGCTTGATTTTGCTGAACGCAAACGATTGGCCGCCAAAGCTTTCCGTCATACAGCACAATATGATGCACTGATTGCAAATTATTTTACTGAAGAAGAATTCCCGGAAAACTATACCGTTACCTATGAAAAAAAACAGACATTGCGTTACGGGGAGAACCCGCATCAGAATGCTGCATTTTATAAAAATGCGCTGGATACTGGCATGAGCCTTGCTTCAGCCACGCAGCTTCATGGTAAAGAACTTTCTTACAACAATATTCAGGATGCTAACGCAGCACTTGAAATAATCGCGGACTATGGCGAACCTGCAGCAGTTGCCGTTAAACACATGAACCCTTGCGGCATTGGTGTTGCGGAAAACCTCAGTCAGGCTTTCACCAGAGCATACGAATCTGATTCGACGTCCATTTTTGGCGGGATTGTTGCCTGCAACCGGCCGATGGATGCAGAAACAGCTGAAAAACTTGGTGCAATCTTTTTGGAAATTGTTATCGCTCCGGAATTTTCGGAAGAGGCGATGGCCATTTTGACGAAAAAGAAAAATATCCGCCTGCTTGAACTGGAAATGAAAACTGGTGAGTCCTCCTATCACAAGCTCACTACCGTTAAGGGCGGTGTTCTTGTTCAAAGCAACGATTCCGGTGAAGTGAACGAAAATGAATTGACGTTCCCAACTGAAAAAAAACCGTCTGATCAGGAAGTTGCAGATCTTTTGTTTGCATGGAAGGCAGTTAAGCATGTTAAATCAAACGCGATTGTCCTGGCAAGGAACAAGCAGACGGTCGGTGTAGGTGCCGGGCAAATGAACCGTGTTGGTGCTGCTAAAATCGCGATTGAACAGGCTGGCGAAAAAGTGAAAGGATCGGTGCTCGCTTCCGATGCATTTTTTCCAATGCCGGATACTGTGGAAACCGCAGCAAAAGCCGGTGTAACAGCCATTATTCAGCCTGGAGGATCCAAGCGTGACCAGGACTCAATCGATATGTGCAACAAGTACGGAATTTCCATGGCGTTTACTGGAATGCGTCACTTTAAACATTAATCAGAAAGGTGTTTTCACATGAACATTTTAGTTGTTGGACGGGGCGGACGTGAACACAGTATTGTGATGAAGCTGGCGGAAAGTGATAAAGCGGACAAAATATATGCAGCACCGGGGAACGGCGGGATTGCTGAGATTGCTGAATGTGCAGATATTAATGAGATGGACATGGACGGACTGATTGCATTTGCCAGGAAAAAATCAGTCGATCTTACCATTGTCGGACCGGAAAATCCGTTGCTATCCGGAATAGTCAACCGTTTTCGTGAAGCAGGACTGCTTGTATTTGCCCCAACAAGAGAAGCTGCATTACTGGAAGGCAGTAAGCAGTTCGCCAAGGAATTTATGCAGAAATATCAAATCCCGACAGCCGCGTACAAGAGTTTTACTAATGCTGCCGATGCAAAAGGCTATATTGAAGAACAGGATGCGCCGATTGTGGTCAAAGCTGATGGGCTTGCAGCGGGAAAAGGCGTTATCGTCGCAGAAACGAAAGAGGAAGCTTTCCAGGCAGTTGATGATATGCTCGTCAACAAAGCATTTTCTGAAGCGGGTGCAACGATTGTTATCGAGGAATGTCTCGTTGGAAAAGAGTTCTCGTTAATGGCATTTGTTCATGAAAACGACGTGTATCCAATGGTAACTGCAAGGGATCATAAACGGGCTTTTGATCGTGATCAGGGACCGAACACCGGCGGAATGGGGGCGTTTGCACCGGCAACGGATATCTCTGTTGAAACACTTGAATTCTCAATGCAAAACATTCTTCGGAAAACAGCGGACGGTATGATGAAGGAAGGTCGCCCGTTTACAGGGATTTTATATGCCGGTCTGATGATGACCGAGGCTGGACCCAAAGTAATCGAATTTAATGTGCGGTTTGGTGATCCGGAAACACAGGTTGTATTGCCGCTTCTGGAGAATGATCTTGTACAGGTCTTCGTGGATGTTCTCGCCGGAAAAGATCCGGATCTTAATTGGGCTGATGACAGCTGTCTTGGTATTGTGCTCGCATCAAAAGGCTATCCGGCAGCATATGAAAAAGGTGTTCGTTTGCCTGCTATCCAAAAATCAGGAAATGGATATATTATTCATTCCGGAACAAAGCAAACAGAACATGGACTGGTTTCAGACGGCGGCCGGGTGTTACTTGCTGGTGCACGAGGGGCAAGCCTAAAACAAGCTGCAAAAGATGCCTATCAGTGTCTGAAGCCATTCAGCAACTTGGATGCTTTCTATTATCGTGAAGATATCGGTAAAGAATAATCGTAACGCCCGGGGAATTATTCCTCGGGCTTTTTAATGAAATCATGGACCCAATCAACATATGAATCTTTTTCATAATCAAAATAAAGCTGGCTAGACAATCGAATCGGATTCCCGAAGAAAAATCGTTCATATTGTGTTTGACGGGTGCCGAATGGACTCATTGTCAAATCCCATGCCAGCCGGAACAGCTTCACACGGTCTACAGCATTTCCCGACGCACTTTGCAGGTATTGATCGAGGTCACTCCGGATTTCGGAGTAAAAGTCTGTTTCAGTCGGAATCGTAATCATGCCACTTGAACCAAGCAATTGGATGATTTCTGCTAATCTTGGGTACACCTGTGGAAAAACACAAATAGCAGTTTGTAACGGTTTCGGGTCAGGATGCATTAATCCGAATTCATCTGTCGTCGCGTCCACTTCAGCTTTGGTTAAAAGTGCCTTCATCGTTTCCAGGGTGGTGATTATTTCCGCCCCATTTTCCTGAACGTTCTGGAATTCAGAGATGTTAATCGTATCGATAATAGATTGTGCAACGCCAAGCATAAATTCCGCTTTTACTGTCTGTCTGCATACGACCTGATGCAGTGTGAACGGCAGAAATGCACTGGTCGCTTTAAATGAGTTGGCGACTTCCAGGTTTTTATAAAAAAACACACGCTCCCATGGAACCGTCACATTATCAAATACAACCACTGTATCCATTTCTTCAAACCGTGAACTTAATGGATAGTTAAAGTGTGATTCACCATGAACAAATGATTCGCGGCAAATAAATTTTAACCCTTTTGCATTACTTGGAATCGAAAAAGCAAATGCATTTGCTTTATCCAGGATGCCGCCTGGTGAAAAGACGAGTACTTCATCGGTAATGCCGCCTTGTGTGGCAAGGAGCCTTGCCCCTTTTACTACTATTCCTTCCTCATTCTCATCAACTATCTTTGCGGCAATCGGTTCATCTGATAGCTCTAAGTACAGTTCAGACCGGTTGACTTGCGGATTAATAAACGTGTGTGTAAACGATAAGTCCTCTTCCCTTGCTTTTTCGTAAAAGGCACGCATATGTTCAGGGAAGCAATTTTCTTTTCCCTCAAGCAATTTTGCTGATGAGCCAAAAGCCATTAATATCGTGTTTAGGTAATCGGGACTTCTTCCAAGCAGACCTGCACTGGTTCGGGCCCACTGCTGAATCATGTTGCGCCGCTTGGCAAGGTCTTCTTTTGTTTTTGGCTGCAGGTAAGACGTGCCGACGCTATTGCCGGTTGTTGGTGACGGAAAGGTCATTAGATCCTTCAAGTCGTTGTCATTCTGCATATCATACAGGTTTGATTGACTTTGGATAATTCCTTTAAAAGCGGGATGTTCAGAAATGTTTCCGGTTATTTTGCTGCCGTTACACCATATGTTCGCCTTCTGCTGGTTGATGCGGCTGACATATTCTTTCCCGGTAATCGCTGGCATGTGCAACACTCCTGACGAAAATTAAATAGATAATCGGTTATAGGCTATCTTATTAGTTCAGAGACAAAAGTGTTCCTTTGAAAAGGTGGGAGGGAAGTTTGTACCTTATGAAGAAACTTTCATGCGGGGAATTTAAAAAAAGTGGAAGTGTCATAGAATTTTCATTATAACTACTGTTATTTAGTGTAGTAAAGTACGAAAATATGGTAAAATAAAGGAAATCGTTTTTATTGGAGTGCTGTTCATGTTGGAAAATGGATATCATTGGAGAAATCGTGAAATAAGAGAACATGTTGCTGTAATTGATGGTACAGTGAAACCTGATTTTATCTTA is a window of Virgibacillus ihumii DNA encoding:
- the purB gene encoding adenylosuccinate lyase, with translation MIDRYTREEMGAIWTEENKFNAWLEVEILACEAWSELGVIPADDVKKLRQNASFDLERIYEIEQETRHDVVAFTRAVSETLDEERKWVHYGLTSTDVVDTALSYQLKQANEIIRNDLHRFVDILKNKAIEHKHTVMMGRTHGVHAEPTTFGLKMALWYEEMKRNLERFEAAAKDIEFGKLSGAVGTYANIDPFVEQYVCEKLGLSPAPVSTQTLQRDRHAAYVSALALIATSIEKFATEIRGLQKTETREAEEFFAKGQKGSSAMPHKRNPIGSENMTGMARVLRGNMVTAFENVSLWHERDISHSSAERVILPDTTIGLNYMLNRFANIVEKLTVFPENMKRNIDKTHGVIFSQRVLLALINKGMSREEAYDLVQPKAMQAWETATHFKTLVEENAEINSQLTQDEIDDCFDYTYHLKNVDAIFNRIGLEVK
- the purC gene encoding phosphoribosylaminoimidazolesuccinocarboxamide synthase, which encodes MKAELLYEGKAKRVYAAKEKSGQLVLSYKNDATAFNGEKKATFSGKGRLNNEISSRVFQLLQEQGVESHFIEKLNETEQLVQQTEIIPLEVVVRNQATGSITRRLGIEEKTPFEPPLIELFYKDDALGDPLINDAHALLLSDVSDVELGEIKEKALHVNKQLKEVFASINIALVDFKLEFGRLASGDIVLADEISPDTCRLWDINTQEKLDKDVFRQGTGDLLEVYQEILQRLEAKS
- the purS gene encoding phosphoribosylformylglycinamidine synthase subunit PurS, with protein sequence MRKVTVHITLKQGVLDPQGKAIQESLNSLGYDAVEEVRVGKYMELMVEETDDMEKRVKEMCDKLLANPVIEDYRFDLEEAEVL
- the purQ gene encoding phosphoribosylformylglycinamidine synthase subunit PurQ, which translates into the protein MKFAVVVFPGSNCDRDMYHAAKEVLQEDADLVWYENSSLENYDGILLPGGFSYGDYLRSGAVASTSAIMKQIRTEAEKGKPVLGVCNGFQILLEAGLLPGAMLRNKNLAFMCHQEPLVVQNNQTIFTTNYESGETIHFPIAHGEGNYFCDEATMAGLQANNQIVFTYQKNPNGSIADIAGIVNKEGNVLGMMPHPERAVEKMLGSDDGLKLFQSIVENWRDAYVINT
- the purL gene encoding phosphoribosylformylglycinamidine synthase subunit PurL; amino-acid sequence: MLSTRDISPEQIEREKLYTDMGLNDQEYDMVKNILKRRPNFTETGIFSVMWSEHCSYKTSKPLLKKFPTEGPHVLQGPGEGAGVIDIGDNQAVVFKVESHNHPSAVEPYQGAATGVGGIIRDVFSMGARPIALMNSLRFGNFTTERVKYLFQEVVHGIAGYGNCVGVPTVGGEVQFDDSYEDNPLVNAMCVGLINHDDIQKGVAKGIGNTVLYAGAPTGRDGIHGATFASDDLAEDSDKDRPAVQVGDPFMEKLLIEACLEVIHSDALVGMQDMGAAGLTSSASEMASKAGTGLEMDLDLVPQREQNMNAYELMLSESQERMLLVVKKGREQEIISIFEKYGLQAVAVGEVIEEKVFRLKQHGEMVADIPVDALAEEAPVYHLPSKEAEYFKEFQQMNNKIPAVENHAEMLKQLLQQPTIASKEWVYDQYDSMVQTNTVVTPGSDAAVVRIKGTNKALAITTDCNSRYIYLDPEAGGKIAVAEAARNIVCSGARPLGLTDGLNFGNPTNPEVFWQMEKSVEGMSEASRMLATPVISGNVSLFNQSKGNSIFPTPVVGMVGLLESLDHLTPNFFQQEGDLIYLIGKTNAEFGGSELQKIVEDRYEGKAPVIDLEVEASRQKQLHETIRSGFVQSAHDLAEGGLGVALAESTFEQNGLGAVVHLAGNPTVQLFSESQSRFLVTVKPEDQEAFEKVMNDYQHIGTVNGSGMLNVTVNNEALIKEDTSQLSKLWKGAIPCLLKSKA
- the purF gene encoding amidophosphoribosyltransferase gives rise to the protein MLTEIKGINEECGVFGIWGHEKAAELTYYGLHALQHRGQEGAGVVVNDGESLKIHKDTGLVNDVFKQANFSDLAGNAAIGHVRYSTQGEKGYANVQPLLFHTQQGSMALAHNGNVMNAYELRGELENEGSILQTTSDTEVLAHLIKRSTKANKEEAIAEALQKLVGAYAYLIMTEDRMYVALDPRGIRPLSIGRLGDAYVVASETSAFDLIGATFEREVLPGELLTISDEGLYSTRFAMREQRRMCAMEYVYLSRPDSDLNHVNVHASRKRMGMELAKEAPAEADVVTGVPDSSISAAIGYAEQMGLPYEMGIIKNRYIGRTFIQPSQELREQGVKMKLSPVRKIVSGKRVVMIDDSIVRGTTSRRIVKMLKDAGAMEVHVRIASPSIVSPCFYGIDMSTKDELIAANNTLDEMCDQIGADSIAYLSESGLEQAVVKDKTIHQGICTACMTGKYPVKKTNEATISYTKM
- the purM gene encoding phosphoribosylformylglycinamidine cyclo-ligase, whose product is MSNVYKDAGVDVEKGYEAVERMKKHIAKTNRPEVLGGIGAFAGLFELSSFNYKEPVLVSGTDGVGTKLKLAFQLQKHNTVGVDLVAMCVNDIVAQGAQPLFFLDYIACGKNDPEMIEQIVAGISDGCKDAGAALIGGETAEMPGMYGEEEYDLAGFTVGIAEKSKLITGDEIAEGDVIIGLPSSGIHSNGYSLVRKLVSGLDLTKTYEGLTESLADTLIEPTRIYAKQVAAVMKKVEVKGTSHITGGGFYENFPRMMPEGLGVEINTTSWERPAIFGFLQKQGNISDDEMYGVFNMGIGMTLVVAADDAEDALNCLEKQGESASVIGKVTVNEGVHFTS